TTCAGGAGGAGAAGGACGAACTTTTAAAGACCCTGCCAAGAAGAAAAGTCAGCTTCAGGCATCATGAAAGTCCTTCAGACGGATACGGAATCCATAAAGTTGAATTCAAACTGCATAAACTTGCAGGTAGTATGGATAGAAAAAGCCTGTATTCGCTGAATTGGAAGTTCGGTAAAAAATCCAGTTGGATTCATAAAGGTGTGACGCTGAAACAACTTCAGGATTTGGAAAAAACCTGGATTGAAAAAGCCGAAGAAAATAGCTGGATTGTACCCAAGGCCAGATTTGGACTTTTTCCCGCTCAATCTGATGGTGATGAGGTCATTATTTATGATCCGGAAAATCGTGAAAAAGAACGTGCCAGGCTCCAGTTTGATGTCTGTATCGGTAAAGGGCGAAAAGATGTCTTTTCTGTGGGTCAGTATTTTCATACAAAGGACTCTGGGCAGTGGGATGTGGTTGGATTGCAGATTTCGACCGCTGGTGACAGGGTCGAAACGGGTATTGAAGAATTTAAATCTCAACATGACAGCGAGTCGGCATTATATCTTCAAGGGCTCAGCGATCGAGTCGCTGAAGACCTGGCAGAATACATTCATCATTTGCTTCATCAACGGACGGGAATGAAAAAGGACAATAAGGGGCAACGCTACAGCCCGGGGTATCCGGCAATAACAGATCTGACTCATAATCGTGTTATCTGGGAACTGCTTGGGGCTGAGGATATTGGGGTGTCCCTGACCTCCGGGAATGAGTTTTATCCCCCAAGCACGACAGCAGCTGTGGTCTGTTTTCATAAGGATGCGGGATATAGTTGATCCACTGGGCGTGGGGCCAACTAGCAATATATTTTATTGCTGTCAAAGGGTTAGCTCGGCTTGAAATGCTAATGCTGATTGCTTCCCTTGCCAAAGGGCGTGGGGCCGAACGCGTTATCTTGTCGAGCATGGCAAATAGACCTCTCGGTTGTTTATTGTTTGTTGATAAATCTGTTTCCAACGAGCGTATCCCAGCACAACTCCCAGTTCAAAATGAGGTTTAGTCCACTTAATGTTCAACCGATAAGAAAACCATTGCGCAATAAGGATTAGACCTCCTGAAAGATTGTGCGACGCAAAGATAAACCCTTTAAAAAAAAGACTTTTTGGCTTACGGAACCGGTAGAAATAAACCCTTTATATAATTGACATCATTTGTTAGGATAATGGGGAGGTTTACCCGAATAAAAACAAGGGATGTTGCCCTGCACATTTTTATCTGCAGGACTCTTTTCAGATTATAAATCCGCTATTTTGAGGCAAATTGAATCATGTTTAAACGATTCACAGAAAGGGCTCGGAGGGTCATAATTCTTGCTCGCGAGGAAGCTGAACTCTACCGCCACGAATATCTAGGTACAGAACATATTTTGCAGGGAGTGATTAAAGATGGTGGGGGTATTGCTGTCGCCATAGTTCAAAAAAGCGGAGTAGATCTGACTCAATTAAAAAAAGAGTTGGAAAAAAACCTGCCTCGCAGTTCGAACTCTTTGATCATAGGTGATATTCCTTTCACATCAAGAGCAAAGAAAGTTTTGGAATTTGCGGTGGAGGAAGCACGTTCCTTAAACCACAATTATATTGGCACGGAGCATCTTCTCTTAGGGCTTTTGAAGGAGAAAGAGGGTGTTGCTTGCAGGGTTCTGAATAGTTTTGGAATGTTCTTTGATGATGTCCGCGAAAAAATTGTGGAAATGTTCAAAGANNNNNNNNNNNNNNNNNNNNNNNNNNNNNNNNNNNNNNNNNNNNNNNNNNNNNNNNNNNNNNNNNNNNNNNNNNNNNNNNNNNNNNNNNNNNNNNNNNNNATATTGGCACGGAGCATCTTCTCTTAGGGCTTTTGAAGGAGAAAGAGGGTGTTGCTTGCAGGGTTCTGAATAGTTTTGGAATGTTCTTTGATGATGTCCGCGAAAAAATTGTGGAAATGTTCAAAGAACCTACCGAGAGCAACCGTGAGGTAGGCAAAACGCCAACCCTGGATGAATTCAGCCGTGACCTTACTAAAATGGCAATCGACGGAAAGCTGGATCCTGTGATCGGCCGGGCCAAGGAAATAGAACGGGTGATCCAGATACTCAGCCGACGTACAAAAAATAATCCTGTTTTAATTGGCGAGCCTGGAGTTGGTAAAACTGCAATCGTTGAAGGCTTGGCACAGCTAATTGCTGAACGTGAAGTTCCTGATACCCTTTTTGAGAAGAGGGTGGTTTCCCTGGACCTGGGTTCCCTCATTGCGGGCACAAAATACCGTGGTCAGTTTGAAGCCCGTCTCAAAGGTATTATGAAAGAAATCATTCAGAATGACAGTGTCATCCTTTTTGTAGACGAGCTGCATACTTTGGTTGGAGCTGGAGCCGCTGAAGGTTCGGTTGATGCTTCAAATATGCTCAAGCCAGCTCTTTCCCGTGGTGAAATTCAATGTATTGGTGCAACCACTTTGGAAGAGTACAGAAAATATATTGAAAAAAATGGTGCTTTAGAAAGACGTTTCCAGCCCATCATCGTTAATCCTCCAACGGTTGAAGAAACGATTGAGATTATTAAAGGGCTGAAAGTTCCATATGAATTGCATCACAAGGCAAAAATCTCTGACGACGCGATTGTAACTGCGGTCCAGTACTCTGAACGTTATATCAGTGATCGTTTTCTCCCGGATAAAGCCATTGACGTGATTGATGAGGCTGGTTCCAGGGTGCGCTTACGTGAAGTGACTCAATCTCCTGAGATGAAAAAAATTCAGCGGGATATAGACATTGTGATTCGCGATAAAAAAGTATGCATTGAAAACCAGGAGTTTGAAAAGGCCGTTGAGTTGCGCGATAAAGAAGAAGAGTTGCGCGATAAACTGGATATGGTGAAAGCAGATTGGGATAAAGACCGTGATGATAGTGAACCAAGCATCACTGAGGATGATATTGCCGATGTTGTTTCGAGTATGACTGGAATTCCTCTCTCTCGCATTGAAGAGAAGGAAAGCGCTCGCCTCATAAATATGGAAAATGAACTGGCTGGAAAAGTAGTGGGCCAGGGTGAGGCGATTAAAGTGTTGACGAAGGCGATTCGAAGATCCCGCTCTGGATTGAAAGATATGAAAAGGCCGATTGGGACCTTTTTGTTTCTTGGTCCAACTGGTGTTGGCAAAACAGAGCTGGCTAAGGTTCTGGCCGAATTTCTGTTCGGCAATGAAGACGCTCTCATACGACTGGATATGTCTGAGTATATGGAAAAATTTAATGTTTCGCGCCTGACAGGAGCACCTCCAGGATATGTTGGATATGAAGAGGGAGGTCAATTGACAGAAAAGGTACGACGCAAACCTTATTCTGTGGTCCTCTTTGACGAGATAGAAAAGGCAAACTCTGACATCTACCATCTCTTGTTGCAGATCATGGATGATGGTCGGCTGACCGATAGTTATGGCCGGGTGATAGATTTCAAGAACACGGTTGTGATTCTGACTTCTAACATAAGCTCCCGAATGCTTGAAAAGGGAACCAGTCTCGGGTTCCATAAGGATGATGAAGAATTGAATTACGATAAAATGCAAAAGGAATTGAAACAGGACTTGAAGAAAACTTTCAACCCTGAGTTCCTCAATCGTTTGAGTGAGACGGTAGTTTTCCGTCCTCTGGAATTGGATAATATTGTCGAGATTCTAGATGTTCAATTAAATATTCTCAATGAGCAGTTGATCCAGCAAGGGTTGACCATTGACGTAACACCGGGTGCGAAAAGATGGCTGGCTGAAAAAGGCTATGACCCGAATTTTGGAGCCCGGCCTTTAAAACGAGCGATTCAAAAACATTTGGAAGATGTTTTGTCCGATGAAATGCTCAAAGGGCGGTTTAAAAATGGCGGACTCATTGAGGTCAGTTTGCAGGATGACAGCTTGGTATTTGTAGAAAAGTCCGGAGCTGTGAATGTTGGCTGATAAAATTTTCTTCGCTTGAGCGAAGCAATGATGATAAAAAATATTTAAAGTATTAAGTTTCAGTGGGTTATACTGCTGAGGCTTGATACTTTTTTTTGTCTGGAAATACAGGTGATGAATCTCCCTGATAACTCTAAAAATTTCAGATAGTTCTGGCCGAATGTTAAAAAAAGCCCACATTTTTTTTGCGGCCTTAATTGGCATTATTCTAGTTTCCCTGGTCCCTTGTGCTTTGGCTCAAGAAGGTGAAATCGTTGAGTCTGTAAAGATTTCTGGTAACAAGCGGATTGATGAATCTACCATCCTCTATTACATTCGGACCAAGACAGGCTCCATTCTTTCCAAAAAACAGATCCGTGAGGACATTGAGCAAATATACAGCCTTGGGCAATTCAAGGATATTCGTGTTGAAACACGGGAGACGTTGAAAGGGCTGGAATTAGAGTTTATTGTTGAAGAGATACCTTCAATCGGAGATGTTGATATTGTTGGTAATGACAAGATAGACGCAAACGATATCCGGGAAAAAATAGGACTCAAAAGAGGGGCGACTTTTAATGACCATATGGTTTTGGAAAGTAGCGATGAGATCCTAAAACTATATCGTGAGAAAGGTTACTTTTTTGCGCAAGTCGATATAGATACCCAGTCCGGAAAGGGAAACCTGGTAAATATTTCGATAAGGATCAAGGAGGGGGAAAAGGTAAAGATTGAAAAGATTCGTTTTTCAGGTAACAAGGCATTTCCTGATGATGACCTCCTGGATCAGATGGAAACCCAAGAGACGTCTTGGTTTTCATTTCTGGATGATTCCGGGGTGTATCAGAAAGATATCTTAAAGCTGGATTTATTTCGGGTAGAAGGTTTTTACCATGACAACGGTTATCTCAGGGTCAAGGTGCTGGAGCCGCGTATTGATATAAATAAAAAAGCCAGAGAGGTTCATATTACTATACCGGTTGAAGAGGGCCCTCAATTCCGCGTAAAGAGTTTGAAGTTAAATAGTGATGATGCGGTTTCAGCGGATGAAATCCAAAAAAGCATAAAGACTAAAGTAGGTGAGGTCTACAATGTATCTGAGTTGCGTGAGGATATTTTAACAATCACTGATTTGTATTCTAAGAAAGGTTATGCTTACGCGGATGCGAACCCGGTTTCTAAGCTGAACGATGCTGACCGTACTGTTGAGTTGTCCATCGAGGTTGATAAGGGTAAAAAGGTATATGTTGGCAATATTGAAATACTCGGAAACATCAAAACCCGGGATAATGTTATCCGCAGAGAATTTCGTTTAAAAGAAGGAGAACTATTCGATAGCTCCAAATTGAAGCGAAGCAAACAAAGGATCAACAACCTTAATTTTTTTGAAGATGTTAAAATAGATACCCATCGAGGTTTGGACCCTGACCTCATTGATATTTTAACGACAGTGACCGAAAGACCGACTGGGAATTTCACAGTTGGGGCAGGTTTTAGTTCTGTGGAAAATCTTATTTTTACGACCGCCATTACCCAGAATAACCTTTTTGGAAATGGCCAGAGTTTGAGTTTAAATGCCCAGCTTTCTTCTATCCGTGCGGATTTTAGCTTGAGCTTTACTGAACCACGTTTGTTAGATTCAGAAATATTACTGGGGATTGATGCCTTTAACAGGGACCAGGATTTTCTCAGTTTTAGTTCACAGTCAACGGGTGGTGGGTTTCGCCTGGGTAAAAATGTTTCCGAATATGATTCGGTTAATTTTAGATACCGTTTTGAAACTGTAGAACTTTCTGGTCTGGCTGCTGCCGATGAAACCGAGTTTTTTAAAAATGAAACCCGTGTGACCAGCAGGGTGGCGCCAACTTATGTCCATGATTCACGTGATAATTTTTTAAACCCTTCCACGGGGTGGAGGCATGTGATAGGATTTGAGTTTGCCGGGCTGGGTGGTGCGAAATTTACCAAGTCTGTTTATGAAGTGACTTATTATCATCCTCTCATAGGGAAACTTGTTGGTGCGGCCCATGGTCGGATTAACTATGGGGATGGGTATGGTGGTGAAGAGCTTCCGGGCTTTGAAAGGTATTTCATGGGAGGTCCTAATTCCCTGAGAGGTTTTACAATTCAGGATGTTGGGCCAAAAGATGGTGATGGCGACCCTGTTGGAGGTGAGCAATCACTTCTTATCAACTTGGAATTGCAGTATCCCTTTACTAAGTCTTTTCGCGGGTTTTTATTTTATGATCGCGGAAATGTTTATGGTAGCGGCACTGATACCAGTACTACTGCGAAAAGTTTTGACCTTGCTGAAATGCGAAGCAGTATTGGGGCCGGCATACGCTTTTTAAGCCCTTTTGGTCCGCTGGGCTTTGCTTATGGAATTAAACTGGATAAGCAATCCGGCGAAGAAGCAGCGCAATTTCATTTCTCGGCAGGAAGCGCATTCTAAAACTTATTTTCTTTAAAAGGATCAGATTTATGCGGTTAACAAATTTATTACAGTTTAGAGGTGTTAGTCCTCTCCTCATCTTGGTTTTTCTGCTTTGCGGACCTTTTGTCGTTTCTTCGTTTGCGGCAGATAGTCGAATTGGTTTTTTGAATATTCAAAAAGCAGTTTCCAGCACTAAAGAATGGAAAACAAACTTTGAAAAATTTAAGGCGGAATTTAATAAAGAAAAGAAGAGAATCAAGATCAGGGAGCAGAAGATCAAAAAAATGTTGACGAATCTGAGTAAGCAAAGTTTTGTTCTGGATCCGGAATTAAAGAAGAAAAAAGAAGAAGAGTTTAGAAAGGAAAAAATCGAGTTTGAAAGATATGTGCAGGACCAGAACACGGAGTTTGGAAACAAGGAAAAGGAAATGACCCAGAAAATGTTGATTAAAATGATGGGAGTTATTAAAAAAATTGGTAAAGAAAAGAAATATACAATGATTCTGGAAGAGAAAGTTGTTCTCTACCATGATAAGGGCAACGATTTGACGAGTGTTGCTACACGGGCTTATGACCGATCAAATAAATAAGCCGGTTAAACTTCGGCTAAATCAGTCTGCTTGATTCCGCACTTGTGTTCTCAGGTTCTTCCAGAAAAAAAACGGCTTTCAACAGAAAGTTTGGGCTCCCACTATGATTGATATTAATGAAATAAAAAAGATCATCCCTCACCGATACCCTTTTTTGCTGGTGGATAAGATTATTGAGTGTGATATGGACTCCAGAATTGTCGGTATCAAAAATGTGACAATTAATGAACCTTTTTTTCAGGGACATTTCCCAGAGTTTCCGGTCATGCCAGGTGTCCTTATTATTGAAGCCCTTGCCCAGGTTGCCTGTATTTTAGGAGTTAAAATTATGAACAGGGAAGGCCAGTCTTCCGTGTTTTTTACCGGTATTGACGGTGCAAAATTCAGGAAACCTGTTGTTCCTGGTGACCAGCTAAGGTTGGAGTTGACGAAAATCAAGCAAAGAGGAACTCTTTTCCGATTTGAAGGCAAAGCATATGTGGGGGATGCTTTGGCCACAGAGTGTACTATTCAGGCTATGCTCGGCAAGGACTGATTTGCAACGGCGCACTATTATTTTGCGTGTTTTTCAGATCAATCATCAAGATGGTTTTACCCTTTAGAACGTGACAATTCATTCCAGCGCAGTTATTCATAAAGATGCAATTCTGGCCGAGGGAGTCGAGGTGGGTCCTTTTACCACTATTGGCCCGAAAGCCAGGATTGGAGAAGGAACGATTGTAGGCCCTAATGTATTGATTGAAGGGGATACAGTTATCGGCCGGAACTGCAGGATTTTTCATGGTGCTTCTCTGGGAGGAGAACCGCAAATAAAGAACTTTAAGGATGTTCCTGCTTCCCTGGAAATTGGTAATGAAACGGTTATTCGTGAGTATTCTACCATTCACCGTTCGGGATTTGAAAATGGTGTGACCCGGATTGGAAATGGTTGTTTGCTCATGGCCTATTCACACGTGGGCCATGATTGTGAGATCGGAAATGAAGTGGTTATTGTAAATAGCACGGCTTTATCTGGTCATGTGATTGTGGAAGATAAAGCATTTATTTCAGGTTTGGTGGGCATCCATCAGTTTGTTCGAATTGGGCAGTATGCTATGGTTGGAGGAATGGCGCGTGTGAATCAGGATATCCTTCCCTTTTCTACTGTGGAAGGAAATCCGGCTAAAATGTTCGGTGCAAATACAATTGGTCTTAAGCGCGCAAACTTTAAGCCAGATGTCAGGGCGGAAATAAAAAAAGCTTTGAAATTGATTGCCCAGCCAGAGCTGAATACAAATCAGGCTGTTGAAAAAATCGAAGCGGATATTAAAATGATTGATGAAGTTCAATATCTTGTAAATTTTATAAAAAATTCCTCCAGAGGAGTGACTAAATAGTGGCTAAGGTGAAAGCTGGTGTAATTGGAGCAGGAAGAATGGGCGGGTATCATGTAGGTGTCTTATCCGAAATGCAGGGAGTCGACCTGGCAGGGGTTGTGGATAATGACCCTGAGCGTCGAAAGGCCATTCAGGAGACTCAACATGCTCCAACTTTTTCAGACTTTAAAGAAATTATTGGCCGGGTTGAAGTGGCCGTTGTCGCAGTGCCTACAACGCTGCATTACCCCATTGCTAAAGAACTGCTTAGTAATGGTATTCATGTTTTGTTAGAAAAGCCCTGTGCTAACAGTCTTGATCATGCACGAGAACTCTTCCAGATAGCTCAGGACAAGAATCTTACCTTGCATATTGGTCATGTGGAACGGTTTAATGGAGCTGTTCAGGAATTACATAAAATTGTTGAAACTCCCCTGTTTGTAGAGTGTAAGCGAACCGGTCCTTTCAATGAAAGAATCAAGGATGATGGGGTGATACTGGACATAATGATTCATGATATTGATATCATTCTCAACCTGATCCAATCTAAAGTGACTACTTCGCATGTACTTGGGGCTTCAGTTTTTTCTGACAAGGATGATCTTGTGAGCGCTCAACTTGAGTTTGAAAATGGTTGTATTGCAAATATTGTTGCAAGTCGCGCGTCTCAAAATAAAGTCCGCACTTTGTCAGTAACACAGAAAGATTCTTTCGTGGTTTTGGATTACACCGATCAGGAAATTTATGTTCACCGTAAATCCTCATCGGAGCACCAAATGAGCAAGGGGTCGCTAAGGTATAAGCAGGAATCGCTGGTCGAAAGGATTTTTGTTCATAAAGATAATCCTCTAAAACTTGAGCTCCAGCATTTCATTGATTGCGTTAAAAATGGAAGTCCTCGAAATGTCGCAGTGAATAACGAACTTTATTCGTTGGAAATTGCTCTTGATATATTGGACCAGTTCAATAAGAAAAGAAATAATTAGTTTCTCTATCTGTTAAAGATCGCATCGTAGTCTCATTATTACCCCAGTTACGATACAGGCACTCCTTACGTTAATTCTTCTTTTTTGTCCGTTAATATGGATAGCACCCATGAAAAAATAGGCCTTGTAGCAGGATCGGGAGAGGTTCCAATATATTTTGCGCGTAAAGCCAGCCAGTTGGGGATAAAAATTATAAGTGTTGGATTTTCTGATGAGATCCAAAACGACCTGAAACCCTACTCTGAAAACAGTTACTCTATTGGTGTAGGTCAGGCAGGAAAAATTCTTGCGACGTTTCAAAAGAATAATGTAAAGGATTTGCTGATTCTGGGTAAAGTGGATAAAGGTATTGTTTTTAAATTGCAAAAATTTGATCTTAAGGCTCTCAAGTTTTTAAAAAACATCGTGACGCATGAAGATAAGGTACTTTTGCTGGGAATGATTGGTGAGCTTGAAAAAGAAGGATTCAAAGTTTTGAGCCAAAAAGAATTTTTGTCGGAAATTTTTCCGTCAAAAGGAACCTTGACGCGAAGAGAACCTACAAAGCAGGAATTGGCGGATATTGAGTTTGGGCTTCCCATTGCCAGAAAACTGGCTGATATGGAAATCGGTCAGACGCTCATTGTAAAAAATAAAACTGTTGTGGCTGTAGAAGCTTTGGAGGGAACTGACAGAGCTATCCAAAGAGGGTGTGAGCTTGCTCAGGGTAAATGTGTGGTGATCAAAGTTAGCAGGACTAATCAGGATTATCGTTATGATAGCCCGGGTATCGGACCACAAACTATTCGTATGTTGAGCGAAGGTTCAGTTTTGGCATTGGAAGCAGAGCGGGTAATGGTGGTGGAACAGGAAAAAGTTCTTGAATTGGCGGATGCATCGAAAATTTCTGTAACCTGTTGTTAGTTTTAACGCAAGGTGGCAGGGACATCAAATTGCAAAACTTCATCCCGATTTTAAAAATCTATTGAATTTTAAGGCTGGCGAGAGGCTGGCCAGTGGAGGCTTTCTGAACTATTTGATCATAGCTGGAGAGGCATCTGGAGACTTGCATGGCTCAAAACTGGTGTCGGCATTAAAGGCTCGCTCGCCCGAGGCTGGTTTTAAAGGTATGGGTGGAGCCAAAATGAGGGAAGCCGGTGTGGATACGCTGTTTGGAATTGAGCGTATGGGCGCAGTCGGAATTGTCGAGGTTCTGGGAGACTTTGGCCATTATTACAAGGTCTATCGGACGCTGATGAGGGAAATTGCCTCGCGAAGCTATGATGCTCTGATTCTTATAGACTATCCTACGCTAAACCTTAGATTGGCAAAACAGGGAAGGCGTTTCGGTTGCCCGGTTTTCTTTTTCATCAGCCCCCAGATTTGGGCCTGGAGAAAAGGAAGAATTAAGGAGATCCGGGAATCCGTTAGTAAAATGTTTGTCATTCTCCCTTTTGAAGAGAAGTTGTATTTGGATGCTGGAGTGGACGCGGAATTTTTGGGGCATCCGTTTGTGGACCATGTTCAGCCCAGCCGGTCTCGTGAAGAAAGCCAGATAAAATATTCCTTGGATTCCAAGGTTAAAACAATTGGACTTCTGCCTGGAAGCAGAATGAATGAGATCGACTCTCTATTGAATGTAATGGTTGAGGCAGCTGAAAAAATTCGCAATGAACTGGGAGACTGTCAGTTTCTTCTGCCTGTCGCTAACTCTATTGATCCAGTTATTCTTAAACAGCGTTTGGGAACCAACCCTCTTGGTATAAAGTTGATTGAGGGTGAACCTTATGATGTGATGAATAGCTGCGATATGCTGATCATTGCGTCAGGCTCAGCTACATTGGAAGCGGGAATGCTGGGTTGTCCCATGGTTATCATTTATAAGTTGAATCGATTGACCTACTGGTTGGCAAAGTTATTGGTCGATGCACCATTGGTGGGCCTGGTGAATATTGTTGCCGAGGAAGAGGTGGCGAAAGAATTAATACAGGATAAAGTGACAGTGGAGAATATTTCTGCGGAAGTGCTTGCTGTATTGCAGAACCCTGAAAAGGGAAAAGCGATTCGCGAGCGGCTACTGAAAATTAAGAACACTTTGGGCAGGCCCGGGGTTATGGAAGCCGTCGCGAAACGCATTGCTGATTATATGGATAAATATAGAGACAATGAAAAAACTCCTGTTTAATTATGTACTCCCATACCTGCTTTTCGGGTTGATTTATATTTGGTGCCTGACTCTGCGAGAAAAAAACCTCAATAAAGAAGGGGAAAACCAATTCAAGCAAAACCCAGGTCCCTATATCCTGACCTTGTGGCATGGAAGAATTTTTTACCTGTTCTATTATCTTCGCAGAAACCCGGATTATTTCCTATTGATCAGTCCTAGTGAAGATGGAGATCTTCTTGCGCGTCTTGCCCGACTGATGGGCTACTCAGTAATACGAGGATCAACATATAAAAAAGCTGTTCCAGCAGCCCGGTCTCTGATTAAAGTCTTGCGTCGGAATAAACGGATCATCATCATTGCGGATGGTTCCCGTGGACCAAGATGCGTAGCCCAGCCAGGTTCGATTCAACTGGCAGCAATTACCGGGGTGCCTGTTTTCCCGATGACATTCGGGTCCAAAAATAAGGTGGTTCTAAAAACCTGGGACCGGTTTGTCATTCCTATCCCTTTTA
This window of the Nitrospinota bacterium genome carries:
- the lpxB gene encoding lipid-A-disaccharide synthase — encoded protein: MASGGFLNYLIIAGEASGDLHGSKLVSALKARSPEAGFKGMGGAKMREAGVDTLFGIERMGAVGIVEVLGDFGHYYKVYRTLMREIASRSYDALILIDYPTLNLRLAKQGRRFGCPVFFFISPQIWAWRKGRIKEIRESVSKMFVILPFEEKLYLDAGVDAEFLGHPFVDHVQPSRSREESQIKYSLDSKVKTIGLLPGSRMNEIDSLLNVMVEAAEKIRNELGDCQFLLPVANSIDPVILKQRLGTNPLGIKLIEGEPYDVMNSCDMLIIASGSATLEAGMLGCPMVIIYKLNRLTYWLAKLLVDAPLVGLVNIVAEEEVAKELIQDKVTVENISAEVLAVLQNPEKGKAIRERLLKIKNTLGRPGVMEAVAKRIADYMDKYRDNEKTPV
- a CDS encoding lysophospholipid acyltransferase family protein; the encoded protein is MKKLLFNYVLPYLLFGLIYIWCLTLREKNLNKEGENQFKQNPGPYILTLWHGRIFYLFYYLRRNPDYFLLISPSEDGDLLARLARLMGYSVIRGSTYKKAVPAARSLIKVLRRNKRIIIIADGSRGPRCVAQPGSIQLAAITGVPVFPMTFGSKNKVVLKTWDRFVIPIPFTRCTLNFSSPISLARKPSEQSVEENRIMLENSLNHITQASDEA